From the genome of Thermoflexus hugenholtzii, one region includes:
- a CDS encoding glycosyltransferase, producing MHEPVSVTPRSLDALRPVVGEEEVEALRELAAPLRGMRVLHVNATAFGGGVAEILSTHIPLLRDLGLEAEWRVIHGDEAFFRVTKAMHNGLQGMELPFPPEMQEIWREGNRRNAAQLEGAYDVIFIHDPQPAGIPAFRERRGARLWIWRCHIDTRTPHPPFWSFLLPYLSIYDAAIFTMAEYVGPDFPVRRVAFIPPTIDPLSPKNAPMKENEARAIVARFGVDPQRPLLLQVSRFDPWKDPIGVIDAYRLVKRERPEVQLALVGSMAHDDPEGWWYYDRTLRHAGEDPDLHVLHNFHGVGAWEVNAFQRAAAVVIQKSLREGFGLTVTEALWKGKPVIGGRTGGIPLQIRDGETGFLVDSVAACAEKALYLLSHPEEGQAMGARGREHVRRHFLCTRGLRDELALLRELIAG from the coding sequence ATGCACGAGCCGGTGTCTGTGACGCCCCGCTCCCTGGACGCGCTGCGTCCGGTGGTGGGAGAGGAGGAGGTCGAAGCGCTGCGGGAGCTGGCCGCGCCGCTGCGCGGCATGCGCGTGCTGCATGTGAACGCCACCGCCTTCGGCGGCGGCGTGGCGGAGATCCTGAGCACCCACATCCCCTTGTTGCGTGATCTGGGCCTGGAGGCGGAATGGCGGGTGATCCATGGCGACGAGGCCTTCTTCCGGGTCACCAAGGCCATGCATAACGGCCTGCAAGGGATGGAGCTTCCCTTCCCTCCCGAGATGCAGGAGATCTGGCGGGAGGGGAACCGGCGCAACGCCGCGCAGCTGGAAGGAGCTTACGACGTGATCTTCATCCACGACCCCCAGCCGGCCGGCATCCCGGCGTTCCGGGAGCGGCGGGGGGCCCGGCTCTGGATCTGGCGCTGTCACATCGACACCCGGACCCCACATCCGCCCTTCTGGTCTTTCCTGCTCCCCTATCTCTCCATCTACGACGCGGCGATCTTCACCATGGCCGAATACGTGGGGCCGGATTTCCCGGTCCGCCGGGTGGCCTTCATCCCGCCGACCATCGATCCCCTCTCCCCAAAGAACGCCCCGATGAAGGAGAATGAAGCTCGCGCCATCGTCGCCCGCTTCGGGGTGGACCCCCAGCGGCCCCTCCTCCTCCAGGTCTCCCGCTTTGATCCGTGGAAGGATCCCATCGGGGTGATCGATGCCTATCGCCTGGTGAAACGGGAGCGGCCGGAGGTCCAGCTGGCCCTGGTGGGTTCCATGGCCCACGACGACCCGGAGGGCTGGTGGTATTACGACCGCACGCTCCGGCACGCGGGGGAGGATCCGGACCTCCACGTGCTGCACAACTTCCATGGGGTGGGGGCTTGGGAGGTGAACGCCTTCCAGCGGGCAGCCGCGGTGGTGATCCAGAAATCTCTGCGGGAGGGGTTCGGGCTGACGGTGACCGAAGCCCTGTGGAAGGGCAAACCGGTCATCGGAGGCCGGACCGGCGGGATCCCTCTGCAGATCCGCGATGGGGAGACGGGATTCCTGGTGGACAGCGTTGCGGCGTGCGCGGAGAAGGCCCTCTATCTCCTCTCCCATCCGGAGGAGGGGCAGGCGATGGGGGCGCGCGGGCGGGAGCATGTGCGACGCCACTTCCTCTGCACCCGGGGCCTCCGGGACGAGCTCGCCCTCCTGCGGGAGCTGATAGCCGGGTAA
- a CDS encoding carbohydrate ABC transporter permease, translated as MRRWGRELLINALAWGIGLAWIVPFLGILMSALRPQSELIHGWWQFSSFTISLDNFVKAWNHPTAPMSQGIRNSLLVVIPSTILPLFIGAMAAYAMLRFPFPLRDPLFLVIVLLMAIPQQMVAVPLFRFLRDLGLINHYAGLILVHTAWALPWVTLFLRNYFSTLPPEIEEAASLDGASRFQIFTRIVLPLSLPGLASAAALQLTWAWNDFFMALILIYDPEKLVATQRIPLLRGQYHIDWGVLTAASILTMSVPILVFALLQRYYIRGLIGWTLK; from the coding sequence ATGCGGCGATGGGGACGGGAGCTGTTGATCAACGCCCTGGCCTGGGGGATCGGGCTGGCCTGGATCGTCCCCTTCCTCGGGATCCTGATGAGCGCCCTGCGCCCCCAGAGCGAACTGATCCACGGCTGGTGGCAGTTCTCTTCCTTCACCATCTCTCTGGACAACTTCGTCAAAGCCTGGAACCATCCCACCGCGCCGATGAGCCAGGGGATCCGCAACTCATTGCTGGTGGTGATTCCTTCCACGATCCTGCCTCTCTTCATCGGGGCCATGGCCGCTTACGCCATGCTGCGCTTCCCCTTCCCGCTTCGGGATCCGCTCTTTTTGGTCATCGTGTTGCTGATGGCCATCCCCCAGCAGATGGTGGCTGTTCCTCTGTTCCGGTTCCTGCGGGATCTGGGGCTGATCAACCATTACGCGGGATTGATCCTGGTGCACACCGCGTGGGCCCTGCCCTGGGTGACCCTTTTCCTGCGCAACTATTTCTCCACCCTGCCTCCGGAGATCGAAGAGGCGGCCAGCCTGGACGGGGCCAGCCGGTTCCAGATCTTCACCCGAATCGTGTTGCCCCTGAGCCTCCCCGGCCTGGCCTCGGCGGCCGCCCTGCAACTGACCTGGGCCTGGAACGACTTCTTCATGGCCCTGATCCTGATCTACGATCCGGAGAAGCTGGTGGCCACCCAGCGCATCCCGCTGTTGCGAGGGCAATATCACATCGACTGGGGGGTGCTCACCGCCGCCTCCATCCTGACCATGAGCGTGCCCATCCTGGTCTTCGCCCTGCTCCAGCGCTACTACATCCGCGGCCTGATCGGATGGACGCTGAAATGA
- a CDS encoding carbohydrate ABC transporter permease, protein MRLHRVRWERIRRWGAFLAFTAPALALISLLIVLPAMQTVALSFTDKRGAFVGLRNFIEVLSDSDTLNLAGFPPGPPPWGSLVHNAVWILLHLPLTVGLGLILAVLLERARGATFLKSVIFLGMVTPMIVGGVIIRFLFDENAGVVTAIMRAVGLTALGRSWTAYPETALPALILGSVWLWAGFSMILYSAGLATIPRDYYEAAAVDGAGPLQQFWYITVPSLRPVTMVIVAMTILWELKIFDIVYTATLGGPGGATMVLALQMYFYAFRALEFPRAAAVATMLSLFTLIVGLWFVRTLRSSE, encoded by the coding sequence ATGAGGCTCCATCGCGTTCGATGGGAGCGCATACGGCGCTGGGGGGCGTTCCTGGCGTTCACCGCCCCCGCCCTTGCCCTGATCTCCCTGCTGATCGTCCTGCCCGCGATGCAGACGGTCGCCCTCAGCTTTACGGACAAGCGGGGCGCTTTCGTCGGCCTGAGGAACTTCATCGAGGTTCTCTCCGATTCGGACACCCTGAACCTCGCCGGTTTCCCCCCCGGGCCGCCGCCCTGGGGTTCCCTGGTGCACAACGCCGTCTGGATCCTGCTCCATCTCCCCCTTACCGTGGGGCTGGGCCTGATCCTGGCGGTGCTGCTGGAGCGGGCCCGGGGGGCCACCTTCCTGAAGTCGGTCATCTTCCTGGGAATGGTCACCCCGATGATCGTGGGCGGGGTGATCATCCGCTTCCTGTTCGATGAGAACGCGGGGGTGGTGACGGCGATCATGCGGGCGGTGGGGCTGACGGCGCTGGGACGGAGCTGGACCGCCTATCCGGAGACCGCGCTCCCCGCCCTCATCCTCGGATCGGTCTGGCTCTGGGCCGGCTTCAGCATGATCCTCTACAGCGCCGGCCTGGCCACGATCCCCCGGGATTACTACGAGGCCGCCGCGGTGGACGGGGCCGGCCCCCTCCAACAGTTCTGGTATATCACGGTCCCCAGCCTCCGACCGGTCACCATGGTCATCGTGGCCATGACCATCCTCTGGGAGCTGAAGATCTTCGACATCGTCTACACGGCAACCCTGGGCGGGCCGGGCGGGGCCACCATGGTGCTTGCCCTCCAGATGTATTTCTACGCCTTCCGCGCCCTGGAGTTCCCGCGGGCGGCGGCGGTGGCGACCATGCTCAGCCTCTTCACCCTGATCGTCGGCCTCTGGTTCGTGCGGACCCTGAGGTCCTCGGAGTGA
- a CDS encoding ABC transporter substrate-binding protein: protein MKRIGLALVVLMLALSACVPAATPTPERIVETRVVERTVEKTVEVTKVIPTLTVIGPWAGAEMDQFLPVLKAAEEKLGVKIQYRIYRAEDLSQVLPPQFEAKQAPGDVIFMWEWWVRENKDHAVDLTDLWQKEANQFVLQPTTVDGRVYAVPYVLWVKPGFWYKKSFFQKHNLQPPTTWEEFLALLDKISAIPGIKKAIITGDGVGWPVGDIVEHFLITFGGPELQQNLIAGKVRFTDPQVRSIFAERLVPLLGKYFSDPVEWTQAIDLWWNEEYGLFFMGNWLTGMVKDPNDLGVFTLPGARGVVGGTDWAFIPKYSENVEAAKQLIAFMISKEGMEVRAKQGGKLAGRKDISPDVYPPADRALAEALAKVEQPTVPDLDDAVGGDWQRLFWDQMKLLWVRPQALDSVLRQLDAKFPTK, encoded by the coding sequence ATGAAGCGCATCGGTCTGGCCCTCGTGGTCCTGATGCTCGCGCTGAGCGCATGCGTGCCGGCGGCCACCCCCACCCCCGAACGCATCGTGGAAACCCGGGTGGTGGAGCGGACGGTGGAGAAAACCGTCGAGGTCACCAAGGTGATCCCCACCCTGACGGTCATCGGCCCGTGGGCGGGGGCGGAGATGGACCAGTTCCTCCCGGTCCTCAAGGCTGCGGAGGAGAAGCTGGGCGTGAAGATCCAGTATCGGATCTACCGCGCGGAGGACCTCTCCCAGGTCCTGCCGCCCCAATTCGAGGCGAAGCAGGCCCCGGGCGATGTGATCTTCATGTGGGAGTGGTGGGTCCGGGAGAACAAGGACCACGCGGTGGATCTCACGGACCTGTGGCAGAAGGAGGCGAACCAGTTTGTCCTCCAGCCCACCACCGTGGACGGCCGGGTTTACGCCGTCCCATATGTCCTGTGGGTGAAGCCGGGCTTCTGGTATAAGAAGTCCTTCTTCCAGAAGCACAACCTGCAGCCGCCGACCACCTGGGAGGAGTTCCTGGCTCTCCTGGACAAGATCTCGGCGATCCCTGGGATCAAGAAGGCGATCATCACCGGCGACGGCGTGGGCTGGCCGGTGGGGGACATCGTGGAGCACTTCCTGATCACCTTCGGCGGGCCGGAGCTCCAGCAGAACCTCATCGCCGGCAAGGTCCGCTTCACCGACCCCCAGGTCCGATCCATTTTCGCCGAGCGGCTGGTGCCCCTCCTCGGCAAATACTTCAGCGATCCGGTGGAGTGGACCCAGGCCATCGACCTCTGGTGGAATGAGGAATACGGCCTGTTCTTCATGGGGAACTGGCTGACCGGCATGGTGAAGGATCCCAACGATCTGGGGGTCTTCACCCTGCCCGGAGCCCGCGGCGTGGTGGGCGGGACGGACTGGGCCTTCATCCCCAAATACAGCGAGAACGTGGAGGCGGCCAAGCAGCTGATCGCCTTCATGATCAGCAAGGAGGGGATGGAGGTCCGGGCCAAACAGGGTGGCAAGCTGGCCGGCCGCAAGGACATCTCCCCGGACGTCTACCCGCCGGCGGACCGCGCCCTGGCGGAGGCGCTGGCCAAAGTGGAGCAGCCGACGGTGCCGGACCTGGATGACGCCGTGGGTGGCGACTGGCAACGTCTGTTCTGGGATCAGATGAAGCTCCTCTGGGTCCGCCCCCAGGCCCTGGACAGCGTGCTCCGGCAGCTGGACGCCAAGTTCCCCACGAAGTGA
- a CDS encoding LacI family DNA-binding transcriptional regulator: MGKPRRAPTAEDVARLAGVSRTTVSLVLNGVVGVRIPEETRRRVREAAARLGYRPHAAARHLVRGRAEVIALVLRQTPDQVFADAFLPEVLRGLSRVLRKAGFHLLIFPLSPDHPPEETVALLQERRVDGLILSGPRFEDREWLARWSQETPVVLLGRLSDTPIPSVDVDNVQAAAEAVRHLIRLGHRRIGLITNAPLSYTASYERWLGYRQALEEAGLPYEEAWVAFGAFTPASGAAAMEQLLRLPHPPTAVFVASDVVAFGALQAIRRRGLRIPQDIAIVGFDDVPLSAYVDPPLTTVHLPAEELGLHAGHLLLRWIEEGRPPTQEIRLATGLIIRQSCGAGGGA; this comes from the coding sequence ATGGGGAAGCCTCGGCGGGCTCCGACGGCGGAGGATGTGGCCCGTCTGGCGGGGGTCTCCCGCACCACGGTCTCGCTGGTGCTCAACGGGGTGGTGGGCGTTCGGATCCCGGAGGAGACCCGGCGGCGGGTGCGGGAGGCGGCGGCGCGCTTGGGCTATCGCCCGCACGCGGCGGCCCGGCATCTGGTGCGCGGGCGCGCGGAGGTGATCGCCCTGGTGTTGCGGCAGACCCCCGATCAGGTCTTCGCCGATGCCTTCCTCCCCGAGGTCCTCCGCGGCCTGAGCCGCGTGCTGCGAAAGGCGGGCTTTCATCTGTTGATCTTCCCCCTCTCCCCGGATCACCCCCCGGAGGAGACGGTGGCGTTGCTTCAGGAGCGCCGGGTGGATGGGCTGATCCTCTCCGGGCCTCGCTTTGAGGATCGGGAGTGGCTGGCGCGCTGGAGCCAGGAGACCCCCGTCGTCCTCCTGGGCCGCCTGAGCGACACCCCGATCCCCTCCGTGGACGTGGACAACGTTCAGGCCGCGGCGGAGGCGGTTCGCCATTTAATCCGCCTGGGCCACCGGCGCATCGGGCTGATCACCAACGCCCCCCTCTCTTACACGGCGAGTTACGAGCGCTGGCTGGGTTATCGCCAGGCCCTGGAGGAGGCCGGTCTGCCCTACGAGGAGGCATGGGTCGCCTTCGGCGCCTTCACCCCGGCCAGCGGCGCGGCGGCTATGGAGCAGCTGCTCCGGCTCCCGCATCCCCCCACAGCCGTCTTCGTGGCCAGCGACGTGGTGGCCTTCGGAGCCCTGCAGGCCATCCGGCGCCGCGGCCTGCGCATCCCCCAGGACATCGCCATCGTGGGCTTCGACGATGTTCCCCTCTCCGCTTATGTGGATCCCCCGTTGACCACCGTGCACCTGCCGGCGGAGGAGCTGGGGCTCCACGCAGGCCACCTGCTCCTCCGGTGGATCGAGGAGGGAAGGCCTCCCACGCAGGAGATCCGGCTGGCCACCGGGCTGATCATCCGTCAATCCTGTGGCGCAGGAGGTGGAGCATGA
- a CDS encoding ABC transporter ATP-binding protein: MLRVEGLRVAYGERVVIPGLSFTVAPGQALGLIGPNGAGKTTVIRALSGVLPLQGGTIFWETVPLHALPPEQRARWVAVVPQGATLPEAFTGEEVVAFGRTPYHPWRGPLADPDHLPIARAMIRTDTQAFAERRVETLSGGERQRLLLARAFAQTPRILLLDEAFAHLDLKYQVRLLRMIRRLLQEEGMAGVLAIHDLHLAARFCDQLLLLREGRALAGGPPEAVLQPALLEAAYGIPMRVERHPEAGWLIWPAL, encoded by the coding sequence ATGCTGCGCGTCGAGGGCCTCCGGGTGGCGTATGGGGAGCGAGTGGTGATCCCGGGGTTGAGCTTCACGGTGGCGCCGGGGCAGGCCCTGGGGTTGATCGGCCCCAACGGGGCCGGCAAGACCACGGTGATCCGGGCCTTAAGCGGCGTGCTCCCGCTTCAGGGCGGGACGATCTTCTGGGAGACGGTGCCCCTCCACGCCCTGCCGCCGGAGCAACGCGCCCGCTGGGTGGCGGTGGTCCCCCAGGGGGCGACGTTGCCGGAGGCCTTCACCGGCGAGGAGGTCGTCGCCTTCGGGCGAACCCCCTATCATCCCTGGCGGGGCCCCCTCGCGGATCCGGATCATCTCCCGATCGCCCGGGCGATGATCCGCACCGACACACAGGCCTTCGCGGAGCGCCGGGTGGAGACCCTCTCGGGAGGGGAGCGGCAGCGCCTTCTGCTCGCCCGGGCCTTCGCCCAGACCCCCCGTATCCTGTTGCTGGACGAGGCCTTCGCTCACCTGGACCTGAAGTATCAGGTCCGCCTGCTGCGCATGATCCGCCGCCTGCTGCAGGAAGAAGGGATGGCGGGAGTGCTGGCGATCCACGATCTGCATCTGGCGGCGCGGTTCTGCGACCAGCTGCTTCTGCTCCGGGAGGGCCGGGCCCTCGCCGGGGGTCCGCCCGAGGCGGTGCTCCAGCCCGCGCTGCTGGAAGCTGCCTACGGGATCCCGATGCGGGTGGAACGTCATCCGGAGGCCGGCTGGCTGATCTGGCCGGCGCTATAA
- a CDS encoding PHP domain-containing protein: protein MWRVELHAHTRYSPDSLLELEEFLEICRRRGLDRVAVTDHNTIEGALRLKEKAPERIIIGEEIRTREGEVLAYFIEREIPKGLPLLETIERIREQGGVVALPHPCDRARGSAVGRRTAEAILPLVDAVEVFNARCLFPGDNACAAALAARFGKPGFSGSDAHTAWELGRAWTALPPFEDAEGFRQALSHARLTRRLSPPWVHLLSTWAKWRRRL, encoded by the coding sequence GTGTGGCGCGTTGAGCTGCACGCCCACACCCGTTACTCCCCGGACAGCCTGCTGGAGCTGGAGGAGTTCCTGGAGATCTGCCGGCGCCGCGGGCTGGATCGGGTGGCGGTGACGGATCACAACACCATCGAGGGGGCATTGCGGCTGAAGGAGAAGGCGCCGGAGCGGATCATCATTGGGGAGGAAATCCGGACCCGGGAAGGCGAGGTGCTGGCTTACTTCATCGAACGGGAGATCCCTAAGGGCCTCCCCCTGCTGGAGACCATCGAGCGGATCCGGGAGCAGGGCGGGGTGGTGGCCCTCCCCCATCCATGCGATCGGGCCCGGGGCTCAGCGGTGGGCCGGCGGACGGCGGAGGCCATCCTTCCCCTGGTCGATGCGGTGGAGGTCTTCAACGCGCGGTGCCTTTTCCCCGGCGACAACGCCTGCGCGGCGGCGCTGGCGGCCCGCTTCGGCAAGCCGGGGTTCTCCGGGAGCGACGCCCACACCGCCTGGGAGCTCGGGCGGGCGTGGACGGCGCTGCCGCCCTTTGAGGACGCGGAGGGTTTCCGGCAGGCCCTGTCGCACGCGCGCCTCACCCGCCGCCTCAGCCCTCCCTGGGTGCATCTGCTCTCCACGTGGGCGAAGTGGCGGCGCCGTTTATAG
- the cmk gene encoding (d)CMP kinase — translation MGTPLRIAIDGPAASGKSTLAQRLAAHLGYTYIDTGVMYRAVTWAALRWGISPEDAEALARLAETLELDIQPPTVADGRPYTVIVEGEDVTWELRRPEVDAAVSQVSAHAGVRQALSRRQRQLGLRGRVVMVGRDIGTVVLPEADLKIYLDADLETRARRRYQELRERGQAVSFEEVLEAMRQRDALDQGREVAPLRPAPDAVVLDTTALDIEEVFRKVVALIEARCREDSRVAR, via the coding sequence ATGGGGACGCCGTTGCGGATCGCCATTGATGGGCCGGCCGCTTCGGGGAAGAGCACCCTGGCCCAGCGGCTGGCGGCCCATCTCGGCTACACCTACATCGACACCGGGGTGATGTATCGGGCGGTCACCTGGGCTGCCCTGCGCTGGGGGATCTCCCCAGAGGACGCGGAGGCCCTGGCCCGTCTGGCGGAGACCCTGGAGCTGGACATCCAGCCCCCCACCGTGGCGGATGGCCGTCCTTACACCGTGATCGTGGAGGGCGAGGATGTCACGTGGGAGTTGCGGCGGCCGGAGGTGGACGCCGCCGTCTCCCAGGTCTCCGCCCATGCCGGCGTCCGCCAGGCCTTGAGCCGGCGGCAACGCCAGCTGGGGTTGCGGGGGCGGGTGGTGATGGTCGGCCGGGACATCGGCACCGTCGTTCTCCCGGAGGCGGACCTGAAGATCTACCTGGACGCGGATCTGGAGACCCGGGCGCGACGGCGATATCAGGAGCTCCGGGAACGGGGGCAGGCGGTTTCCTTCGAGGAGGTCCTGGAAGCCATGCGGCAGCGGGACGCGCTGGATCAGGGGCGGGAGGTGGCGCCCCTCCGTCCGGCCCCCGACGCGGTCGTCCTGGACACCACCGCCCTGGACATCGAGGAGGTGTTCCGGAAGGTGGTGGCGCTCATCGAGGCCCGATGCCGGGAGGACTCCCGTGTGGCGCGTTGA
- a CDS encoding anti-sigma factor yields the protein MPVRFRFDEHQWVRERLSLYLDGRLDPEARARVERHLAACAACARSWETLRWTVQALRAMPRVPAPRPLALRPEDIAPAPRPVGWLRRAAWAMAAVFLLVLGLDLARTLGQATAPLPTALAPMAPAEAPALRAPKAEEATPAPLFGLAVPSETPVASPTPIPPAPAPSPSAPPFWPSPWRLIEALLLLGILGALALDRWGRRPR from the coding sequence ATGCCCGTTCGATTCCGGTTCGATGAACATCAGTGGGTCCGGGAGCGGCTCTCGCTCTATCTGGACGGCCGCCTGGATCCCGAGGCGCGGGCGCGGGTGGAGCGCCACCTGGCCGCATGCGCCGCGTGCGCCCGGTCATGGGAGACCCTGCGATGGACGGTGCAGGCCCTCCGGGCCATGCCGCGGGTCCCGGCGCCCCGTCCTCTCGCGCTGCGGCCGGAAGACATCGCCCCGGCTCCCCGTCCGGTCGGGTGGCTCCGCCGGGCCGCGTGGGCCATGGCGGCGGTGTTCCTCCTCGTGCTGGGCCTGGATCTCGCGCGGACGCTGGGGCAGGCCACCGCTCCGCTCCCCACGGCCCTGGCCCCCATGGCTCCCGCGGAGGCCCCGGCGCTGCGTGCCCCGAAAGCGGAGGAGGCCACTCCCGCGCCGCTGTTCGGCCTGGCCGTTCCCTCCGAAACCCCCGTGGCGTCCCCGACGCCGATTCCCCCGGCGCCCGCGCCTTCTCCCTCCGCGCCGCCCTTCTGGCCCTCGCCGTGGCGGCTGATCGAGGCCCTTCTGTTGCTGGGGATCCTGGGGGCCCTGGCCCTGGACCGCTGGGGACGGCGCCCTCGATAG
- a CDS encoding RNA polymerase sigma factor: MSASLPPSEEGRLIEAARSGDLEAFNALIRAYQDRLYNVAFRIMGDHDSAWDAVQEALISAFRGIQGFRGGSFLAWLMRIVTHACYDELRRRRRRPQASLEALFVADQTPETEMTLPPVEGPEFYAERRELAELLHRAIQTLPEDQRIVLVLSDVEGYSYEEIAEILRVPLGTVKSRLSRARMRVRDFLLAHRELLPGRARP; this comes from the coding sequence ATGAGCGCCTCCCTCCCTCCTTCCGAAGAAGGCCGGCTGATCGAGGCCGCCCGGTCCGGCGACCTGGAGGCCTTCAACGCCCTCATCCGGGCCTATCAGGACCGTCTTTACAACGTGGCCTTCCGGATCATGGGCGATCACGATTCCGCCTGGGACGCGGTGCAGGAGGCCTTGATCTCGGCCTTCCGGGGGATCCAGGGGTTCCGCGGGGGATCCTTCCTCGCCTGGCTGATGCGCATCGTCACCCACGCCTGCTACGATGAGCTACGCCGCCGGCGCCGCCGGCCTCAGGCTTCCCTGGAGGCGCTGTTCGTAGCGGACCAGACCCCGGAGACGGAGATGACCCTGCCCCCGGTGGAGGGGCCGGAGTTCTACGCGGAGCGTCGGGAGCTGGCGGAGCTCCTCCACCGGGCGATCCAGACCCTCCCGGAGGATCAACGCATCGTCCTGGTGCTCTCCGACGTCGAAGGATACTCCTACGAGGAGATCGCAGAGATCCTGAGGGTGCCCCTGGGGACCGTCAAATCGCGCCTGAGCCGGGCCCGGATGCGGGTGCGGGATTTCCTGCTCGCCCACCGGGAACTTTTGCCCGGCCGGGCTCGTCCTTAA
- a CDS encoding glycosyltransferase family 2 protein: protein MRLSVIIPVYNERATIREILRQVRAVGLADEIIVVDDGSTDGTREILQEEARNGDIRVIFHERNMGKGAAVRTGIAHATGDILLIQDADLEYDPRDYPQLIRPIQEGRAAVVYGSRFLGPRKAMLFWHMIGNKFLTMVTNLLYDAILSDMETGYKVFRADVIRNIPLRARGFEFEPEITAKVLKRGYRIFEVPISYYGREFKEGKKIRPLRDGLKALWTLIKYRFTD, encoded by the coding sequence GTGCGCCTTTCGGTGATCATACCCGTTTACAATGAACGGGCCACCATCCGGGAGATCCTGAGACAGGTGCGGGCGGTGGGCCTGGCGGACGAGATCATCGTGGTGGACGATGGCTCCACCGACGGGACGCGGGAGATCCTCCAGGAGGAAGCCCGCAACGGGGACATCCGGGTGATCTTCCACGAGCGGAACATGGGGAAAGGGGCGGCGGTGCGGACCGGCATCGCCCACGCCACCGGGGACATCCTCCTGATCCAGGACGCCGATCTGGAGTATGATCCGCGAGACTACCCCCAGCTGATCCGCCCGATTCAGGAGGGACGGGCGGCGGTGGTCTACGGCTCCCGCTTCCTGGGCCCGCGCAAGGCCATGCTCTTCTGGCACATGATCGGCAACAAGTTCCTCACCATGGTGACCAACCTGCTCTACGACGCCATCCTGAGCGATATGGAGACCGGCTACAAGGTGTTCCGCGCCGACGTGATCCGGAACATCCCCCTGCGGGCCCGGGGGTTCGAGTTCGAGCCGGAGATCACCGCCAAGGTCCTCAAGCGAGGCTACCGCATCTTCGAGGTCCCCATCTCCTACTACGGGCGGGAGTTCAAAGAGGGCAAGAAGATCCGCCCCCTGCGCGACGGCCTGAAGGCCCTGTGGACCCTTATCAAATACCGGTTCACGGATTAG
- a CDS encoding glycosyltransferase yields MRLALITGEYPPLPGGVGDYTRELARALQARGHTVAVWTDRRGMGEAGSPVPVHRVVRRWDLTAWWALGRSLRTWRPEGVLLQYQAAAYGLGGAMNLWPALARRWIGDAPLVVTFHDLRVPYLFPKAGPLREWSMRFLARAADGVIVTNHEDELRLRAQGLRALWRIPIGSNIQPPPDLPDPPEARRRLGLPVDRPLVGFFGFLHPSKGFDVLLEAIARLRQEGMAIGLVHIGASVAPSDPSQRGYAAACRQRIRELGLEDAVWETGYRPPEEISLAFAAVEVCALPYRDGVSFRRGTLMAALAHGRAVVSTFPRVPIPELREGENILLIPPEDPAALARALGRVLAEPETRARLEEGARRLAEIFAWERIAAQVEEVFRALRAR; encoded by the coding sequence TTGCGGCTGGCGCTGATCACCGGCGAATATCCGCCGCTCCCCGGCGGCGTGGGGGACTACACCCGCGAGCTGGCCCGGGCCCTGCAGGCCCGGGGGCACACGGTGGCGGTGTGGACGGACCGGCGGGGCATGGGGGAGGCCGGCTCCCCGGTGCCGGTCCATCGGGTGGTGCGCCGGTGGGACCTCACCGCCTGGTGGGCGCTGGGGCGCTCCCTGCGGACCTGGCGGCCGGAGGGGGTGTTGCTGCAGTATCAGGCCGCCGCCTACGGGCTGGGCGGGGCGATGAACCTGTGGCCGGCCCTCGCCCGACGCTGGATCGGTGACGCGCCCCTCGTGGTCACCTTTCACGACCTCCGGGTCCCCTATCTCTTCCCGAAGGCGGGCCCGCTCCGGGAGTGGAGCATGCGCTTCCTGGCCCGCGCCGCCGATGGGGTGATCGTCACCAACCACGAGGACGAGCTCCGGCTGCGCGCCCAGGGCCTCCGGGCCCTCTGGCGGATCCCCATCGGCAGCAACATCCAGCCTCCTCCCGACCTCCCGGATCCCCCGGAGGCCCGGCGGCGGCTGGGGCTTCCCGTTGACCGGCCGCTGGTGGGCTTCTTCGGCTTTCTCCATCCATCGAAAGGTTTCGATGTGTTGCTGGAGGCCATCGCCAGGCTCCGCCAGGAGGGGATGGCGATCGGCCTGGTCCACATCGGGGCCTCTGTGGCGCCCAGCGATCCCAGCCAGCGGGGTTACGCGGCGGCCTGTCGCCAGCGGATCCGGGAGCTGGGGCTGGAGGATGCGGTGTGGGAGACCGGCTACCGTCCGCCTGAGGAGATCTCCCTGGCCTTCGCCGCGGTGGAGGTCTGCGCCCTGCCCTATCGGGACGGGGTCTCCTTCCGCCGCGGCACCCTGATGGCCGCCCTGGCCCACGGGCGGGCGGTGGTGAGCACCTTCCCCCGGGTCCCGATCCCCGAGCTGCGGGAGGGGGAGAACATCCTCCTGATTCCCCCGGAGGATCCGGCGGCCCTGGCGCGGGCCCTGGGCCGGGTGCTGGCGGAGCCGGAGACGCGCGCCCGTTTGGAGGAGGGGGCGCGACGGCTGGCCGAAATCTTCGCCTGGGAGCGTATCGCCGCGCAGGTGGAGGAAGTCTTCCGGGCGCTGCGCGCTCGTTGA